The Candidatus Abyssobacteria bacterium SURF_5 genome has a segment encoding these proteins:
- a CDS encoding 30S ribosomal protein S12 — protein MPTISQLVKQGRSQPKVKTAAPALQRCPQRRGVCTRVYTVTPKKPNSALRKVARVRLTNGIEITAYIPGVGHNLQEHSVVLVRGGRVKDIPGVRYHIVRGTLDTMGVQDRRRGRSKYGAKRPK, from the coding sequence TTGCCCACAATCAGTCAATTGGTGAAACAAGGGCGCTCACAGCCGAAAGTGAAAACGGCGGCGCCAGCCCTGCAGAGATGTCCCCAACGGCGCGGCGTCTGTACCAGGGTCTACACCGTGACTCCTAAAAAACCTAATTCGGCCCTCCGAAAAGTCGCCAGGGTTCGACTTACCAATGGGATCGAGATCACTGCTTACATCCCGGGCGTAGGTCACAACCTGCAAGAGCATTCGGTTGTCCTGGTGCGGGGCGGGCGAGTTAAGGATATTCCGGGCGTTCGTTATCATATCGTGCGCGGAACTCTCGACACGATGGGTGTGCAGGATCGCCGCCGCGGACGCTCGAAATATGGAGCGAAACGTCCCAAGTAA